Within the Mucilaginibacter sp. CSA2-8R genome, the region AAAGACCAAAAGGCCGATTTACGATACCTGCAGCTCAACGTAGTAAACCATACCCATTATTAATTTTCGCCTAAACCTTCAATAATTTATGAGACTAAAATATAGCTTCCTCACACTGTTATGCTGTTGCACGATATTTATCGCCAATGCACAAGATTGGTTAAAAGTCACGCATCCAACAGCGGTTCAGATGCGCCAAAGCTTTAAATCGCCTCCACTGCCCTACGCTCAAACTATGGACTACGGCTTGGGCAAAAACTTCACGCCCGAGGGTATAGCTCATGATTTAGATGAAATTTATAAGCAGGGTATCAGAGCTATCAGTATTGAGGGGGTACCCGGCTCGCCCTATCCTTATCTTTCAGACGGTTACATGCAAGGTGTAAGAATGGTGGTGGCCGAGTTAAAAAAGCGGAACATGCACCTATGGATTATTGACGAAGGCCAGTATCCAAGTGGCTTTTCCGGCGGCTTGATATCCGAAAAAGCACCGGAGCTGCGTATGCAGGGTTTAGTACTGGCTAAACGTATGGCCTTGCAGGATAATGAAAAGATTGATGGACATAAACTTGCATCAAACATTGTAAGTGCGGTTGCCTATAATCCGGCAACGCAACAGAGCAAAATTATTGATGTAAGCACCGGCACCTTAAATTGGCCGGGCATGCCGGGTATATGGCATATTTTTTTGGCCGAACATCGCTTTAAAACGGCGGTCACCCGCTCAGCCAATAATCCTAAACGCATTAAAGACACCTCACATTCCCTTATTGATTATTTAAACCCCGAGGCCACCCGTAAGTGGATGGAATTTACCCACGAGCGCTATAAGCAATACGTGGGCGACGAATTTGGTAAAACCATTTTAGGATTTCGCGGCGATGAACCGGAGTTTGGCTTTACGCCCTGGTCGCCAAAGTTGCCTGATGTTTTTAAGGAAAAAAAGGGGTATGATATCCGGCCTTACCTGGCCACCTTTATGCTCCCGGTGTTAACAGCACAGCAAAAGTTAGCTAAAGCCGATTTTTGGGACGTATGGTCGGACATGTTTCGGGACAATTATTTTAAAGTAATAGCCGATTGGTGCACGGCCAGTCACCTGGAGTACACTATGCACATCAACCATGAGGATAAACTGATGGATTTGGCCCGCAGCGAGGGTGACTTTTTTAAAACGATGCGCTATGTACACATACCAGGTGTAGATGCCATCTGGCACCAGATATGGTATGATAACGTTACTGACTTTTCTAAACTGGCATCGTCGGCCGCACATATGTATGGCCGGCCCCGTGCCCTTAGCGAAACTTTTGCCGCCTACACGCCCAAACCCACCGTTACTGATGTGCGCTGGGTTTTAAATGAGCAGATGGCCCGGGGAATTAACTTATTTGAGTTTATGCACTGGGGCTCGGAGTATATCAAAGATACTGCCTTTATACCCGTAAGTGCCTATGTTAACCGCGCTACCTGGTTAATGGCAAACGGCACACCTACAGCCAAAATTGCATTGTATTGCCCTACCGAAACCATGTGGTTAGGCAATAAGCAGGCAGACAGCAGCCTGCTGACTATCGGCAGGCAATTATTGCAGCATCAGCTTGATTTTGATTATGTAGACCGGCAAGGCATTACTTCTGTATTTAAAATCAGCAAGGGGTCGTTTATAAACAATAGCGGGCAGGCTTATACAGCGGTAATTATCCCAACGGTTGATGTATTAAATAAGGATGTTTTAGATAAGCTTACCGCTTTTGCACAGCAAGGGGGTAAGGTTTATTTTATAGATCAATTTCCAAAAACGCAAGCGAGCCATACTTTTATACATGCATCGGCTACGCATCAACCTGCATGGGCAAAAGTAATTGGTAATCAAATGCCCCCGGAAAGCTTTTTTGAGCAACTACCACATGATATTAGTTTAAGCAGATCTATACCCGAGGTTAAGTATCAACATCGCCATTGGCAAAATGCCGACCTGTATTTTTTGTTTAACGAAGGTGTGGTCGATCAAAAGTTTGCGGTTACAGTAGATGGTTACGGAAAGGCATCTGTATGGGATGCTGATGCTGGGATAATAAAAAGCATTTCCTCATCCTCCAAAACCACGGTCACAACTACGCTTCCCGTTGAGCTTAAAGGTCATCACAGTTTGTTTTTAGTTATTGAGCACTAAGATATTTTTAACCACTGTCTACTTTCTATATATCCATTACTATGAAACGACTACCTTTTATTTCCTGCACTCTGCTCCTCTTCATTTTAACAGCCTACACGGTAAGAAAGAAAGAATATGTGATTACCAATTATGGAGCGGTTAGCGATACGGTGACCATCAATACCTTATCTATCCAAAAAACGATTGACCAATGCGCCGCAGATGGTGGTGGTACGGTAGTGATACCGCCGGGAACTTTTATAAGCGGTTCGGTATTTTTAAAGCCTAAAGTGAATTTACATATAGCTAAAAACGGTATACTCAAAGGTTCGGTCAATCCTCAGGATTATACGCAGATTGACACCCGTTGGGAAGGCGAAGAAAAAAAATGGAGCGCCTGTTTGCTTAACGCAGATGGTTTAACCGACATTAAAATTGATGGTGAAGGAGAGATTGATGGCTCCGGCTTGGTTTGGACTAAACGCGGGTGGAAAGGCCTGTCCTACGGTAAACCACGACTGGTAGGCATACAAAACTGCAGCAATATCGAAATTTCGGGTTTGCAATTACACAACCAGGCTTCATGGGGTTTATTTGTCTTGTACAGCAAAAATATTGAAATTAAAAATCTGCACATTAACGCAGCGCATACCATTCCCAGTTCAGACGGTATAGACATTGACTCGGGCAGTCAAATTCATATCACCGGTTGCTATATTGATGTGAATGACGATTGTATTTCCATCAAATCGGGCAAAGATGAAGATGGCTTGCGGGTAAACCGGCCTGCCGAAAATATCCTGATAGAAAAATGCACGTTTGGCTATGGGCATGGCGGCGTTGCCATGGGTAGCGAAACCTCGGGCGGGATACGCAATGTAATTGTTAAAGATTGCATAGCCGAAGCTGATAATTGGGCGCCCATACGTTTTAAAACTCAACCCAGCCGCAGCGGTGTGGTCGAAAATATTACCTATCAAAACATCCTATTGAAAAACACCCGCAAGGCTTTCGAATTTAACATGGCCTGGCGTATGGTAAACCCTAAACCTGCCGCCCGTGTACTACCGGTAGTAAAAAACGTCAGATTAATTAATGTAAGCGGCACCGTAAAGGCAGTTGGCGATATGCACGGACTTCCAGGCAGTCCCATTAACGGTGTAATATTTCAAAACTGCCGTCTTATTGCTGATAAAGGACTAACAACAGACCACGTAATTAACATAGATACAACCGGCTTACGCGTTAAATTATCTCAACCTTAAATAAAGGTAATTTGTAATACAGAGAATGTTTGAAATGGCACCAAAAATTTAAACCTCCTGCTTAATAAGCGGTGTCCCAACTGCAGTTTTATTTTTAAAAATATGGTGAGAAATTTTGGCATGTAACTCATCTGGCAAAAATGGCTTTAACAGCATATCGTTAATACCATTAATGGCCAGGTCAAATCCTATTTCGGAAGGCAATGTTGCCGTTAAAGCTATGATAGGCGTGTTTACTCCATTACGACGCATCCTATTTGCTGTTTGATAGCCATCCATCACCGGCATATGTATATCCATCAAAATAAGCTGATGCCGATCAACATCCAGCTTGTCAAGCGCTTCCTGCCCGTTAACAGCTACTTCTACCGATGCTCCCCAACGTTTTAAAAACGCCTGGGCTACCATCACATTCATGGGGTTATCTTCGGCCAGTAAAATTTGTACACCTGCAAGAGACTTAGGATCGCTGGTGGTTTTGGGCTCAACTACTTTTGGTTTAACTATACTGTTTGCTTTCTCAAAGCTTTGAATAAAAAAGAAATTAGAGCCTGCGCCTTCTTTACTGGTTAATTGTAACGAAGAATGCTGCAGCTCAAGTATTCTTTTACAGATAGACAAACCTAACCCTGTACCCCCAAAACCTCTTGATGTAGATGAATCCGCCTGAGTAAAACGTTCAAAAATCAGTGCCTGGTTCTTTAACGATATACCTATCCCGGTATCTTTTACTTCAATGCGCAGGGAAACCTCGTGCTCTGTTTGCGATTGAACAGTGATTGACAAAGTTACCTGGCCCTTTAAAGTAAATTTGATTGCGTTGTGCACTAAATTGGTTATAACTTGCGAGGCACGGGTAGGGTCACCAAAAACAGTACACTTTAAATCGGCATCCACCGCCAGTTGTAAATCCAAACCCTTATCCTGCGCAGCAGTTTGCAGACTTTTAACAACAGCGGCAGCCAACCCGGCTATATCCATCTCAATATTTTCGAAAGCAATTTTACCTGCTTCTATTTTGCTGTAGTCTAAAATATCATTGACAATATTGAGCAGGTTATTGGCCGAAAATATCATGGCGTTAAGATGCTCCTGCTGATCGTGCCTGGGTTCGTTTTTGAGTAATAAATGGCTTAAACCAATTACCGAATTAAGCGGCGTTCTGATTTCATGGCTCATGGTGCTCAAAAACTCCGATTTTGCCTTTAAACCTTCGGCAGCTTGCGAGTTGGCACGCTTAAGCGTAAACGACACCCGGTGCGAAAGCACCAGCGACTGTAAAAAAAAGAATGCCATGTACCCAACAAAATTAATCATCGGTGTTTGTGGTAAAACACCCCAGTAATGTAATATTGAAATGAGGAATACAGACATTAATACAAAACTGCTTATTAGCGAATAGACAGATCCTGGCCGCTTGTTACGATAGGCTTTGATATACAAATAAGGTACATAACATATACAGACAACCGACACAACAATAAACGGGCTGATTAACTGTGTGAAGTACCACGGGCTCAAAATTAAAGTAGCTGCTACAAATGCCGCACAGATAGCACCTACACTATAAACCATCTTACTGTTTTGGTCTTTTGGGTACAGGTAATGGCAGTAAAATGCGAACAGGCCGATGCCGGCAAAAAGGCTGATATACTCGAGCTGGATGGTAAAATACCAGCTTAGATTAGGCAGCAACGTATGCAATACATAATTGTCGGTACCGAAAATCCGGTAGCTGTAAATAATTGAAAACAGGGCAAACATCAATATAGCTTTATCCCTGTTGCCTAACAGATATAAACCTAAAAAGAACAGTCCGGCCATTAACAAACACCCAGTCAGTAATAAGTCGATAGCATTGGAGCGAAAACTATGGAGTTCAATAATTTTTTTAGTGCCGATAAGCACTGATTGATTGGTACCGCCTTTACTATGAACAAAATTGGCAACTTGTAAAACAAGCCTCAGTGTGTCTGTTTTAGCGGGTATATCTACCTCATTGATTTGCCAGCGCGGCACAAAGTTTTTAGGTGATGTAGTAACATTGCCATTTTCAGCGGCTAACTGCCCATTAACATAAAAGCGATAGGCACAATACACATCAGGCATGCTTATTTTTAACGGACTTACACCATGCGGCAGTAAAACGGTAAGTCTGTATGTTCCATATCCTATTGGAGGTATAGCACGGCCGTTAACTTTTATATTTTTCCAAAGGGCCGGAAACTCGACGGTTGCAGATGGTTTAACTTCAAATTGCGTGGGGCTTAATAGCTGTTTCCAGTTAAATAACCACTCGCCATCAAGATCTAAAATATCATCAAAAGATTGCCGGCGTAAGTCGATGAAACCATTCTTGGCACAAGGCGTGCATTTATTATTTAAGCTTGCGGCTAATAGATTACTATGGATAGCAAATAGTATAAT harbors:
- a CDS encoding glycosyl hydrolase — encoded protein: MRLKYSFLTLLCCCTIFIANAQDWLKVTHPTAVQMRQSFKSPPLPYAQTMDYGLGKNFTPEGIAHDLDEIYKQGIRAISIEGVPGSPYPYLSDGYMQGVRMVVAELKKRNMHLWIIDEGQYPSGFSGGLISEKAPELRMQGLVLAKRMALQDNEKIDGHKLASNIVSAVAYNPATQQSKIIDVSTGTLNWPGMPGIWHIFLAEHRFKTAVTRSANNPKRIKDTSHSLIDYLNPEATRKWMEFTHERYKQYVGDEFGKTILGFRGDEPEFGFTPWSPKLPDVFKEKKGYDIRPYLATFMLPVLTAQQKLAKADFWDVWSDMFRDNYFKVIADWCTASHLEYTMHINHEDKLMDLARSEGDFFKTMRYVHIPGVDAIWHQIWYDNVTDFSKLASSAAHMYGRPRALSETFAAYTPKPTVTDVRWVLNEQMARGINLFEFMHWGSEYIKDTAFIPVSAYVNRATWLMANGTPTAKIALYCPTETMWLGNKQADSSLLTIGRQLLQHQLDFDYVDRQGITSVFKISKGSFINNSGQAYTAVIIPTVDVLNKDVLDKLTAFAQQGGKVYFIDQFPKTQASHTFIHASATHQPAWAKVIGNQMPPESFFEQLPHDISLSRSIPEVKYQHRHWQNADLYFLFNEGVVDQKFAVTVDGYGKASVWDADAGIIKSISSSSKTTVTTTLPVELKGHHSLFLVIEH
- a CDS encoding glycoside hydrolase family 28 protein, giving the protein MKRLPFISCTLLLFILTAYTVRKKEYVITNYGAVSDTVTINTLSIQKTIDQCAADGGGTVVIPPGTFISGSVFLKPKVNLHIAKNGILKGSVNPQDYTQIDTRWEGEEKKWSACLLNADGLTDIKIDGEGEIDGSGLVWTKRGWKGLSYGKPRLVGIQNCSNIEISGLQLHNQASWGLFVLYSKNIEIKNLHINAAHTIPSSDGIDIDSGSQIHITGCYIDVNDDCISIKSGKDEDGLRVNRPAENILIEKCTFGYGHGGVAMGSETSGGIRNVIVKDCIAEADNWAPIRFKTQPSRSGVVENITYQNILLKNTRKAFEFNMAWRMVNPKPAARVLPVVKNVRLINVSGTVKAVGDMHGLPGSPINGVIFQNCRLIADKGLTTDHVINIDTTGLRVKLSQP
- a CDS encoding ATP-binding protein — encoded protein: MRLLRLWPVYFIILFAIHSNLLAASLNNKCTPCAKNGFIDLRRQSFDDILDLDGEWLFNWKQLLSPTQFEVKPSATVEFPALWKNIKVNGRAIPPIGYGTYRLTVLLPHGVSPLKISMPDVYCAYRFYVNGQLAAENGNVTTSPKNFVPRWQINEVDIPAKTDTLRLVLQVANFVHSKGGTNQSVLIGTKKIIELHSFRSNAIDLLLTGCLLMAGLFFLGLYLLGNRDKAILMFALFSIIYSYRIFGTDNYVLHTLLPNLSWYFTIQLEYISLFAGIGLFAFYCHYLYPKDQNSKMVYSVGAICAAFVAATLILSPWYFTQLISPFIVVSVVCICYVPYLYIKAYRNKRPGSVYSLISSFVLMSVFLISILHYWGVLPQTPMINFVGYMAFFFLQSLVLSHRVSFTLKRANSQAAEGLKAKSEFLSTMSHEIRTPLNSVIGLSHLLLKNEPRHDQQEHLNAMIFSANNLLNIVNDILDYSKIEAGKIAFENIEMDIAGLAAAVVKSLQTAAQDKGLDLQLAVDADLKCTVFGDPTRASQVITNLVHNAIKFTLKGQVTLSITVQSQTEHEVSLRIEVKDTGIGISLKNQALIFERFTQADSSTSRGFGGTGLGLSICKRILELQHSSLQLTSKEGAGSNFFFIQSFEKANSIVKPKVVEPKTTSDPKSLAGVQILLAEDNPMNVMVAQAFLKRWGASVEVAVNGQEALDKLDVDRHQLILMDIHMPVMDGYQTANRMRRNGVNTPIIALTATLPSEIGFDLAINGINDMLLKPFLPDELHAKISHHIFKNKTAVGTPLIKQEV